In Desulfobulbus oralis, one DNA window encodes the following:
- the tgt gene encoding tRNA guanosine(34) transglycosylase Tgt, with the protein MPSSFAQLARSSECHARTGRLATLHGHIETPVFMPVGTQATVKAMTPEDLKQIGAQIILGNTYHLYIRPGHELIRELGGLHRFMHWDRPILTDSGGFQIFSLNELASITEDGASFRSHLDGTKLFLSPEDAVAVQEALGSDIMMALDTCIPYPATRAEAARATALTNRWARRCRAAQTDTGQLLFGIVQGGLYPDLRLAALAELAETGFDGYALGGLSVGEPKEEMLAMLAACGHRMPADHARYLMGVGTPEDLVEGVMHGMDMFDCVMPTRNARNGMLFTSQGKLVIKNACFQKDAGPLDPLCTCYTCKNFSRAYLRHLFQSHEILASQLNSIHNLHYYNNLMAQMREAIRQDRFLAFRDEFYRLRGGQKPM; encoded by the coding sequence ATGCCAAGTTCCTTTGCTCAGCTCGCCCGATCCAGCGAATGCCATGCCCGCACGGGCCGGCTCGCCACCCTGCACGGCCACATCGAAACCCCGGTCTTCATGCCGGTGGGCACCCAGGCCACGGTCAAGGCCATGACGCCGGAAGACCTGAAACAAATCGGCGCGCAGATCATTCTGGGCAATACCTATCATCTGTATATCCGTCCTGGCCACGAACTCATTCGCGAGCTGGGCGGCCTGCACCGCTTCATGCACTGGGACCGGCCTATCCTGACCGATTCCGGCGGCTTCCAGATCTTCAGTCTGAACGAGCTGGCCAGCATCACCGAGGACGGCGCGTCCTTCCGCTCCCATCTGGACGGGACAAAACTTTTTCTGAGTCCGGAGGATGCAGTGGCCGTGCAGGAAGCTTTGGGCAGCGACATCATGATGGCGCTTGACACCTGCATCCCCTATCCGGCCACCAGGGCCGAAGCGGCCAGAGCCACGGCGCTGACAAACCGCTGGGCCAGACGCTGCCGTGCGGCGCAGACCGACACCGGCCAGCTGCTGTTCGGCATAGTGCAGGGCGGTCTCTATCCTGATTTGCGGCTTGCCGCGCTGGCTGAACTCGCGGAAACCGGTTTCGACGGTTATGCCCTGGGCGGACTTTCGGTGGGCGAGCCCAAGGAGGAAATGCTGGCCATGCTGGCGGCATGCGGCCACCGGATGCCCGCCGATCACGCCCGCTATCTCATGGGCGTGGGCACGCCCGAGGATCTGGTGGAGGGTGTCATGCACGGCATGGACATGTTCGACTGCGTGATGCCGACCCGCAATGCCCGTAATGGAATGCTCTTTACTTCACAGGGGAAACTGGTTATTAAAAATGCCTGCTTTCAAAAGGATGCTGGCCCGCTGGATCCGCTTTGCACCTGTTATACCTGCAAAAATTTCTCCCGGGCCTACCTGCGCCACCTGTTCCAAAGCCACGAGATTCTGGCCAGTCAGCTCAACAGCATCCACAATCTGCACTACTACAATAACCTTATGGCCCAAATGCGCGAGGCCATCCGGCAAGACCGCTTTCTGGCATTCAGGGACGAGTTCTACCGCCTGCGCGGGGGTCAAAAACCCATGTAA
- the yajC gene encoding preprotein translocase subunit YajC, translated as MSGIAFAAGGAAGSAPAAGGVAMLGQFLPIILIFAVFYFLLIRPQQKKAKEHQAYLANLKRGDKVITSGGIYGQITGLTESAVTLEVAENVRIKVSRSSILGSALEAEKAAAAPEEKKG; from the coding sequence ATGTCAGGAATTGCATTTGCCGCCGGAGGCGCGGCTGGTTCTGCGCCTGCAGCGGGCGGCGTGGCCATGCTGGGCCAGTTTTTGCCGATCATTCTCATCTTTGCCGTGTTCTATTTTCTCCTGATCCGGCCCCAGCAGAAAAAGGCCAAGGAGCATCAGGCCTATCTGGCCAATCTGAAACGGGGCGACAAGGTGATCACCAGTGGCGGCATTTATGGCCAGATCACCGGCCTGACCGAAAGTGCCGTGACCCTGGAAGTGGCTGAAAACGTGCGCATCAAGGTCAGCCGTTCCTCTATCCTGGGCTCAGCCCTTGAGGCTGAAAAGGCCGCTGCCGCCCCCGAGGAGAAGAAGGGCTGA
- a CDS encoding sulfite exporter TauE/SafE family protein yields MNRKRLGKGWIMALAMLLVWCGPVRAAEDVPAGEGTVSMQAAADQAGPVTLRIEGDSTLNNGGTIRVQGQAPAGKPVFLEVWADAHQVRASRFDGEPDPKTGVRPYIFYLTERMPAYFKIFVPITMQDKIDAEKKKGRKWSMSNIIKELGAESAFNVPAAAPVRAYQSSFMASVIGSRGQLISDKPNRKVAMQLTKARFRDLDKVVAAQVDLKPNGSFTADIVLRSGIAPGAYKIVAHVDKDSASAPATFTNTIAFPTVYLNNAGTSMNLVYPFLLSLAVTIFGVLMGAGGGFILNPLLVTLFPLLPHTVVAGTVTPTVLFSQGSGIYNYSRINFISWKLGVGIGLAMLAGGFIGPKLTEMISLTQFTFAFGWILLVLAALMLWQTTPGYLAKNKKEQAILKEYKKRAQEAATKK; encoded by the coding sequence ATGAACAGAAAGAGGTTGGGAAAGGGCTGGATCATGGCCCTTGCCATGCTGCTGGTGTGGTGTGGACCGGTGAGAGCCGCGGAGGACGTGCCTGCAGGCGAAGGGACGGTTTCGATGCAGGCCGCGGCCGATCAGGCCGGGCCGGTCACGCTCCGGATAGAGGGAGACAGCACCCTCAACAACGGTGGCACCATTCGGGTGCAGGGGCAGGCGCCTGCCGGAAAGCCTGTTTTTCTGGAGGTTTGGGCAGATGCCCACCAGGTGCGGGCCAGCCGCTTTGACGGCGAGCCGGACCCCAAGACCGGTGTGCGGCCCTATATCTTTTATCTGACCGAGCGCATGCCGGCCTATTTCAAGATCTTTGTTCCCATCACCATGCAGGACAAGATCGACGCTGAGAAAAAAAAGGGCCGCAAGTGGAGCATGTCGAACATCATCAAGGAGTTGGGAGCCGAATCGGCCTTCAATGTGCCTGCCGCAGCCCCTGTCCGGGCCTACCAAAGTTCCTTCATGGCCAGCGTCATCGGCAGCCGTGGCCAGCTGATCTCCGATAAGCCGAACCGGAAGGTGGCCATGCAGCTGACCAAGGCCCGCTTCCGCGACCTGGACAAGGTGGTTGCCGCCCAGGTCGATCTGAAACCGAATGGCAGCTTCACCGCCGACATCGTGCTGCGCTCCGGCATTGCCCCGGGTGCATACAAGATCGTGGCCCATGTGGACAAGGACAGTGCAAGCGCACCGGCAACCTTTACCAACACCATCGCCTTTCCCACCGTGTACCTGAACAATGCGGGCACGAGCATGAATCTGGTCTATCCCTTTCTGTTGAGCCTGGCGGTCACCATCTTTGGCGTGCTCATGGGGGCTGGCGGCGGTTTCATCCTCAATCCCCTGCTGGTCACCCTCTTTCCATTGCTCCCCCACACCGTCGTGGCCGGTACTGTGACACCCACGGTCCTCTTTTCACAGGGGAGCGGTATCTACAACTACTCCAGGATCAACTTCATCAGCTGGAAGCTCGGCGTCGGCATAGGTCTGGCCATGCTGGCCGGCGGCTTCATCGGCCCGAAACTGACGGAAATGATCAGCCTGACCCAGTTCACCTTTGCCTTTGGCTGGATCCTTTTGGTCCTGGCCGCCCTCATGCTCTGGCAGACCACGCCCGGGTATCTGGCAAAGAACAAGAAGGAGCAGGCCATTCTGAAGGAGTACAAGAAGCGCGCCCAGGAAGCGGCGACCAAGAAATGA
- a CDS encoding sulfite exporter TauE/SafE family protein, which produces MKVEFWGQEFQVNMFVGCLGGFLIAVLASMFGFGGGPFMVPLMTVFLRLPMYLVVGSSLLAIFFNTTMSTMRHYQFGNFDWILFCAMFPAAILAGFIGPRIAKRLSPIVVKRVACVGLTILALRLLGVF; this is translated from the coding sequence ATGAAAGTAGAATTCTGGGGACAGGAATTTCAAGTCAACATGTTCGTAGGCTGCCTGGGCGGCTTTCTCATTGCCGTGTTGGCGTCCATGTTCGGTTTTGGCGGCGGCCCCTTCATGGTACCGCTGATGACCGTCTTTCTCCGTCTGCCCATGTACCTGGTGGTGGGCAGTTCGCTGCTGGCCATCTTCTTCAACACCACCATGAGCACCATGCGGCACTATCAGTTCGGCAACTTCGACTGGATACTTTTCTGCGCCATGTTCCCGGCGGCGATCCTGGCAGGCTTCATCGGCCCGAGAATCGCCAAAAGACTCAGCCCCATCGTGGTCAAGCGTGTTGCCTGCGTGGGCCTCACCATCTTGGCCCTGCGGCTGCTGGGCGTTTTTTAA
- the recR gene encoding recombination mediator RecR, with amino-acid sequence MQITPPALERLIQSLSQLPGIGRKSATRLALYLLRQPASEARNLAEDLAGLHRAIHLCRHCFTFSESDPCAICADPGRNRRLVCVVEEPGDQMLIEKTGAFGGLYHILHGVLSPMDGIGPEELKVRELLARVQNGVVDEVLIATSSTVPGEATAAYLAGELERLGVTASRLACGIPMGMDLKYTDEYTLAQAIRARQSMRRQG; translated from the coding sequence ATGCAGATCACGCCCCCGGCACTCGAACGGCTGATTCAAAGCCTGTCTCAGCTCCCCGGCATCGGCCGGAAAAGTGCCACGCGCCTGGCCCTTTACCTGCTGCGCCAGCCGGCCAGCGAGGCCCGAAACCTGGCCGAGGACCTGGCAGGACTGCACAGGGCCATTCATCTCTGCCGCCACTGCTTCACCTTTTCGGAAAGCGACCCCTGCGCCATCTGCGCCGACCCCGGCCGCAACCGGCGGCTCGTCTGTGTGGTGGAAGAGCCTGGCGACCAGATGCTCATCGAAAAAACCGGGGCCTTCGGCGGGCTCTACCACATTCTTCACGGCGTCCTCTCGCCCATGGACGGCATCGGGCCGGAGGAACTGAAGGTGCGGGAACTGCTCGCCCGGGTGCAAAACGGCGTGGTGGACGAGGTGCTGATCGCCACCAGCTCCACCGTGCCCGGCGAGGCCACGGCCGCCTATCTGGCCGGCGAGCTGGAAAGGCTGGGCGTGACCGCCAGCCGCCTGGCCTGCGGTATTCCCATGGGCATGGATCTCAAGTACACCGACGAATACACCCTGGCCCAGGCCATCCGCGCCCGGCAGAGCATGCGGCGGCAGGGCTGA
- a CDS encoding YbaB/EbfC family nucleoid-associated protein: MDMMNLMKQAQQLQQNLKSMQEELADREVTGTAGAGMVTATFNGRIELVGLHIDPELITPANARMLGDLLSAAVNDGLGKAKDMAKSEMGRLTGGINIPGLF; this comes from the coding sequence ATGGACATGATGAATCTGATGAAACAGGCGCAGCAGCTCCAGCAAAATCTGAAGTCCATGCAGGAGGAACTGGCAGACCGGGAGGTGACCGGCACGGCGGGCGCTGGCATGGTCACCGCCACCTTCAACGGCCGGATCGAGCTGGTGGGCCTGCACATCGACCCCGAGCTGATTACGCCCGCCAATGCCCGGATGCTGGGCGACCTGCTGAGCGCTGCGGTCAACGACGGGCTGGGCAAGGCCAAGGACATGGCCAAGAGCGAAATGGGCCGGCTGACCGGCGGCATCAATATCCCTGGTCTGTTCTGA
- the dnaX gene encoding DNA polymerase III subunit gamma/tau — MSYLVLARKARPQRFAEVIGQRAVVRTLKNALAQDRVPHALIFSGVRGTGKTTLARIMAKALNCSGRQGVEPCNECQSCREIAAGTSVDLKEVDGASNRGIQEIRELKEGIRFQPSSSRYKIFIIDEVHMLTTEAFNALLKTLEEPPEHVYFMFATTELHKVPLTILSRCQRFELKRLPLAELRDHFAQLADREGIRISPKALDMVAREAAGSVRDGLSLLDQVFSYCGQEVSEADVQDVLGLVSRQAVAELGAALLEADLGRAFTLLGALQDQGLDLKRLASDLLHWFRELLLCSLGPKTEALLALTEDELAALRALVAPYDQDRLSAIFNLLMDAMAQPNAGRDPRLALEMAFIRAVQVAEVTPTAELISRFNELLGDAPLPAEPGTAAKRTAPARTAAAPAKPLPAKAGPLPEVPPTEAAARRPDGEQARANSPDMPPLPNAPPFDEAPPDCAPDPPPAFDAVPPPAGLPAAADMPQASSAAAPDSPVDSNALARRLEAEWQDFTEQVRKKMPWMGLSLQRALSKKVHGTTLTVLFADLNDCIMLKQAAHTEELTTFVQAYFQAPLSVQIEEERAGTEEVNPLTGRTSTQERKALAAEPVVLTTLEVMAGQLGDIRISTGSAGKTAAGPDASAMDGFDSDLPQEDDE, encoded by the coding sequence GTGTCCTACCTTGTTCTTGCCCGGAAAGCCCGTCCCCAACGTTTTGCCGAGGTCATCGGCCAGCGCGCGGTGGTACGCACCCTGAAAAACGCCCTGGCCCAGGACAGAGTCCCCCACGCCCTCATCTTCAGTGGCGTGCGCGGCACCGGCAAAACCACCCTGGCCCGCATCATGGCCAAGGCCCTCAACTGCAGCGGGCGTCAGGGGGTGGAGCCCTGCAACGAATGCCAATCCTGCCGGGAAATCGCAGCCGGCACGAGCGTTGACCTGAAGGAAGTGGACGGCGCCTCCAACCGCGGCATTCAGGAAATCCGCGAGCTGAAGGAGGGCATCCGCTTCCAGCCCAGCAGCTCCCGCTACAAGATCTTTATCATCGACGAAGTGCACATGCTCACCACAGAGGCCTTCAACGCCCTGCTGAAGACCCTGGAAGAACCGCCGGAGCACGTGTATTTCATGTTCGCCACCACCGAGCTGCACAAGGTGCCGCTGACCATTCTCTCCCGCTGCCAGCGTTTTGAGCTGAAGCGCCTGCCGCTTGCCGAACTGCGCGATCATTTTGCCCAACTTGCGGATCGGGAAGGCATACGCATCAGCCCGAAAGCCCTGGACATGGTGGCCAGGGAAGCGGCGGGCAGCGTGCGCGACGGCCTGAGCCTTCTGGATCAGGTCTTTTCCTACTGCGGCCAGGAGGTCAGCGAGGCGGATGTCCAGGATGTTCTGGGTCTGGTCAGCCGGCAGGCGGTGGCGGAACTGGGCGCCGCGCTGCTGGAGGCCGATCTGGGCCGGGCCTTCACGCTGCTGGGGGCGCTGCAGGATCAGGGGCTCGATCTCAAACGCCTGGCCAGCGATCTCCTGCACTGGTTCCGCGAGCTTTTGCTCTGCAGCCTGGGCCCGAAAACCGAGGCCCTGCTGGCATTGACCGAAGACGAACTTGCCGCCCTGCGCGCCTTGGTCGCACCTTACGATCAAGACCGGCTGTCGGCGATCTTCAACCTGCTGATGGATGCGATGGCGCAGCCCAACGCAGGCCGCGATCCCCGCCTGGCTTTGGAAATGGCCTTCATCCGGGCCGTGCAGGTGGCGGAGGTCACGCCAACCGCCGAACTGATTTCCCGTTTCAACGAGCTTCTGGGCGATGCGCCCCTGCCGGCAGAGCCAGGCACTGCGGCAAAAAGGACGGCACCGGCACGGACGGCCGCGGCGCCCGCAAAACCGTTACCGGCAAAAGCAGGGCCCCTGCCGGAGGTGCCGCCCACAGAAGCCGCAGCCAGGCGCCCGGACGGGGAACAGGCCCGGGCAAATAGCCCCGATATGCCGCCTCTGCCAAACGCGCCGCCCTTTGACGAAGCGCCGCCCGATTGCGCCCCCGACCCACCGCCTGCCTTTGATGCAGTCCCGCCGCCGGCCGGGCTGCCCGCCGCAGCGGACATGCCACAAGCCTCGTCGGCGGCTGCGCCCGACAGCCCGGTCGACTCGAATGCGCTGGCCCGCCGCCTCGAAGCCGAGTGGCAGGACTTTACCGAACAGGTACGGAAAAAAATGCCCTGGATGGGGCTCAGCCTGCAAAGGGCGCTGTCGAAAAAGGTGCATGGGACCACGCTCACCGTGCTGTTTGCGGACCTGAACGACTGTATCATGCTGAAACAGGCTGCCCATACCGAAGAACTGACGACATTCGTGCAGGCATATTTTCAGGCCCCGCTCAGCGTGCAGATCGAAGAGGAGAGGGCAGGAACGGAGGAGGTCAATCCGCTGACCGGGCGCACCAGTACCCAGGAACGCAAGGCGCTGGCGGCAGAGCCCGTTGTGCTGACCACCCTGGAAGTCATGGCCGGCCAGTTGGGCGATATCCGAATCAGCACCGGCTCTGCCGGCAAAACGGCGGCAGGGCCGGATGCCTCCGCCATGGACGGCTTCGACAGCGACTTGCCGCAGGAAGACGACGAATAA
- the argJ gene encoding bifunctional glutamate N-acetyltransferase/amino-acid acetyltransferase ArgJ: MRVQGFTAAATAAGIKYANRADLGLIFSRVPAAAAGVFTTNRVKAAPVLLDRERMRAGRAQAILVNSGNANACTGEAGMRAAQACSTLTAQTLGIDEQLVQVASTGVIGQPLPLQPFEKAVPELVNNLGADRLCEVARAMMTTDLVEKTVSTQVSIKGVPVTLAAMAKGSGMIRPDMATMLCFILSDAKITAPVLSRLLHRAVDESFNTITVDGDTSTNDTAMVLANGLAGNPCIDEHNPEGLQLFGEALTGLCRELALRIVADGEGATRLVHVRVTGARTKTEARSAAQTIAESPLVKTAFFGKDANWGRIIAALGRSDCGFRQDEVSIAFDDVLLVERGMGLGAAAEARATAVLGQKEYTVTVGLAEGTCEAEVHTCDFSFDYVRINADYRS; the protein is encoded by the coding sequence ATGCGGGTGCAGGGATTTACTGCGGCGGCCACTGCGGCGGGCATCAAATATGCAAACCGGGCCGATCTGGGCCTGATTTTCTCCAGGGTGCCGGCAGCGGCTGCCGGCGTGTTCACCACCAACCGGGTCAAGGCCGCTCCGGTCCTGCTGGACCGGGAGCGGATGCGGGCAGGGCGGGCCCAGGCCATTCTGGTCAACAGCGGCAATGCCAATGCCTGCACGGGCGAGGCGGGCATGCGGGCGGCCCAGGCCTGCAGCACGCTGACAGCCCAGACCCTGGGCATTGACGAGCAACTGGTGCAGGTGGCCTCGACCGGGGTCATCGGCCAGCCGCTGCCGCTCCAGCCTTTTGAAAAGGCTGTGCCGGAGCTGGTGAACAATCTGGGAGCGGACAGGCTGTGCGAGGTGGCCCGCGCCATGATGACCACCGATCTGGTGGAAAAGACCGTAAGCACGCAGGTCAGCATCAAGGGCGTGCCGGTCACGCTCGCGGCCATGGCGAAAGGCTCCGGCATGATCCGGCCGGACATGGCCACCATGCTCTGCTTTATCCTGAGCGACGCGAAGATCACGGCTCCGGTGCTTAGCCGGCTTCTGCACAGGGCAGTGGATGAGAGCTTCAACACCATCACCGTGGACGGCGATACCTCGACGAACGATACGGCCATGGTGCTGGCAAACGGTCTGGCCGGCAACCCGTGCATCGACGAGCACAATCCGGAGGGCCTCCAGCTTTTCGGCGAGGCTCTGACCGGTCTGTGCCGGGAACTGGCGCTCCGGATCGTGGCGGATGGCGAAGGTGCGACCCGGCTTGTGCACGTTCGTGTCACGGGCGCGCGGACCAAAACCGAGGCCCGTAGTGCTGCCCAGACCATTGCCGAATCGCCCCTCGTGAAAACCGCCTTTTTCGGCAAAGACGCCAACTGGGGCCGGATCATCGCGGCGCTGGGCCGCTCGGACTGCGGCTTTCGGCAGGACGAGGTCAGCATCGCCTTTGACGATGTCCTCCTGGTCGAGCGCGGCATGGGCCTGGGGGCGGCGGCCGAGGCCAGGGCAACGGCCGTTCTGGGACAAAAGGAATACACCGTGACCGTGGGACTTGCCGAAGGGACATGCGAAGCCGAGGTGCATACCTGCGACTTTTCTTTTGACTATGTCAGGATCAACGCGGATTACCGGAGCTGA
- a CDS encoding CHAD domain-containing protein — MTGPPEDTWLVPDPLSPERLQAALAAAFRVQALPEYGAEVTYVDSFDWRLYQAGMLLHTHGHSWTLYESSGKLTLLRGGPLCRRSCTLEAFPEGAMRSALAPVLGLRALLPLTRVDLRGRQLHLCNEAGDIMLRLVWEEQRLLESAQSFRMVRLFPLRGHRQALDAARSILRHTGIVQPVSPLAGFEAGCRAAGRIPLDYSSKFPQAIARDMQNLRALDALRLICLHLLTGIRRNVPGVLGDWDTVFLHDLRVALRRTRTALAMGRDLFPAGTLDVFRSGFAELGRATGATRDLDSFLLGEAKYADRLPAELRPGLHMAFAGIARERARVRRILVRRLQSEKTVGLLQDWEDFWRQAGQGDEAAAAGGPVRALSDRMLRRHGRRVLAAGSGITESSLDAELHQLRVACKKLRYTLEFFRALYPEEEARSVIHTLKEVQGILGRLHDGAVARQLALDWLGSMQAAGENSGSGQNSALAGAAMTRIAEELRLLRPALLARFKEAFAPLAGRFGALAPFLEPERF, encoded by the coding sequence GTGACCGGTCCGCCTGAAGATACCTGGCTTGTCCCGGATCCGCTCAGCCCCGAGCGGCTTCAGGCAGCGCTGGCTGCGGCCTTCCGGGTGCAGGCGCTGCCCGAATACGGCGCAGAGGTGACTTATGTGGACAGTTTTGACTGGCGGCTTTATCAGGCCGGCATGCTGCTGCATACCCATGGCCATTCCTGGACACTCTACGAAAGCTCGGGCAAACTCACTCTGCTGCGGGGCGGGCCGCTTTGCCGCAGGAGCTGTACGCTGGAGGCTTTTCCCGAGGGCGCCATGCGGAGCGCCCTGGCGCCGGTTTTGGGCCTGCGTGCGCTTCTGCCCCTGACCAGGGTGGACCTGCGCGGCCGGCAACTGCACCTCTGCAATGAGGCGGGCGACATCATGCTGCGGCTGGTGTGGGAGGAGCAGCGTCTGCTTGAAAGCGCCCAGAGCTTTCGCATGGTGCGCCTTTTTCCCCTCAGGGGACACAGGCAGGCCCTGGATGCGGCCCGGAGCATCCTGCGGCATACCGGCATCGTGCAGCCGGTTTCACCGCTGGCAGGCTTTGAAGCCGGCTGCCGTGCCGCGGGGCGCATTCCCCTGGATTACAGTTCGAAATTTCCGCAGGCCATTGCGCGCGACATGCAGAATCTGCGCGCCCTGGATGCGCTCCGGCTCATCTGCCTGCATCTGCTGACCGGCATTCGCCGCAATGTGCCAGGCGTGCTTGGGGATTGGGACACGGTATTCCTGCATGATCTCCGGGTGGCCCTGCGTCGCACCCGCACGGCCCTGGCCATGGGGCGGGACTTGTTTCCCGCGGGTACACTCGATGTTTTTCGATCCGGCTTTGCCGAGCTGGGGCGCGCTACCGGAGCGACCAGGGATCTGGACAGCTTTTTGCTCGGCGAGGCGAAGTACGCGGACCGCCTGCCTGCCGAGCTGCGACCAGGCCTGCACATGGCCTTTGCGGGCATTGCCCGGGAACGCGCCAGGGTGCGCCGCATCCTGGTGCGCCGTCTGCAAAGTGAAAAGACCGTGGGCCTGCTGCAGGACTGGGAGGATTTCTGGCGACAGGCCGGGCAGGGCGACGAAGCCGCGGCTGCCGGCGGGCCGGTCAGGGCCCTGTCCGACCGGATGCTCCGCAGGCACGGCCGCAGGGTGCTCGCTGCGGGGAGCGGCATTACCGAAAGCTCTTTGGATGCCGAACTGCACCAACTGCGGGTGGCCTGCAAAAAACTGCGCTACACCCTGGAATTTTTTCGCGCGCTTTACCCCGAAGAGGAGGCCCGCAGCGTCATCCACACGCTGAAGGAGGTGCAGGGCATTTTGGGCCGGCTGCACGACGGGGCCGTGGCGCGACAACTGGCTCTGGACTGGCTGGGCAGCATGCAGGCGGCAGGGGAAAACAGCGGCAGTGGGCAGAACAGTGCCCTGGCCGGAGCGGCCATGACCCGGATTGCCGAAGAGCTGCGGTTGCTGCGGCCGGCTCTGCTGGCACGCTTTAAAGAAGCCTTTGCGCCCCTGGCCGGGCGCTTCGGTGCTCTGGCGCCCTTCCTGGAACCGGAGCGGTTCTAG
- a CDS encoding DUF362 domain-containing protein yields the protein MLPEDRKIYLAPQKDYQEPGLGETLAPMLGKLTDGANLHGLHVLLKPNLLTAKNCRLACTDTRFILAVSRWFLDQGSRVSIGDSPAFGSAAGVLDAMGALQKLGALGVRVRNFRRRRPISLTHGVTVGLAEAALDCDLLVNLPKVKAHAQARVTLAVKNCFGCVSGFQKPLRHMIHGGRHHIFFELIASIPGVLPPAVHLVDGIVAMHIIGPVFGRPFPLGCVAGSRNPFALDTALLRILRLPPSRSPLWLAERKLGISGTSLNGFELDQAMLQALQADGFQVPDELMSVRFNPGRFLKGSIRRLFLRLTGR from the coding sequence ATGCTCCCCGAAGATCGAAAAATCTATCTGGCTCCGCAAAAGGATTATCAGGAACCCGGCCTGGGCGAAACGCTGGCGCCCATGCTCGGAAAGCTCACGGACGGCGCCAATCTGCACGGATTGCACGTGCTTTTGAAGCCCAACCTCCTGACCGCAAAAAACTGCCGCCTCGCCTGCACGGATACCCGCTTCATTCTGGCCGTGAGCCGCTGGTTCCTCGATCAGGGCAGCCGGGTCAGCATCGGCGATTCCCCTGCCTTTGGTTCGGCCGCAGGGGTGCTGGATGCCATGGGCGCACTCCAAAAACTCGGAGCCCTTGGCGTAAGGGTGCGCAATTTCCGCAGGCGCCGACCCATCAGCCTGACCCACGGCGTGACAGTGGGCCTTGCGGAAGCGGCTCTGGACTGCGACCTGCTGGTGAATCTGCCCAAGGTCAAGGCCCATGCCCAGGCACGGGTAACGCTTGCGGTCAAAAACTGCTTCGGCTGCGTGTCCGGCTTTCAGAAGCCGCTGCGTCACATGATCCACGGCGGCAGACACCACATCTTCTTCGAGCTGATCGCCTCCATTCCCGGCGTGCTGCCGCCAGCCGTGCACCTGGTGGACGGCATCGTGGCCATGCACATCATCGGCCCGGTGTTCGGCCGGCCGTTCCCGCTGGGCTGTGTGGCCGGCAGCCGCAATCCCTTTGCCCTGGATACGGCTCTGCTCCGGATTCTGCGTCTGCCGCCCAGCCGGAGCCCGCTCTGGCTGGCTGAGCGGAAGCTGGGCATAAGCGGCACCAGCCTGAACGGGTTCGAGCTGGACCAGGCCATGCTGCAGGCCCTGCAGGCGGACGGCTTTCAGGTGCCGGACGAACTCATGTCCGTACGCTTCAACCCGGGCCGCTTCCTCAAGGGCAGCATCAGGCGGCTGTTCCTGCGGCTGACCGGCAGGTAA
- the hpt gene encoding hypoxanthine phosphoribosyltransferase, with protein sequence MQRVIEQRRLAARVTELGAQISGDYAGQELVLMVVLGGAFVFAADLCRQITIDCRIDFLRVASYGAGTESAGTIRLVQPPSHPVAGRNILLVDDIVDTGLTMAWLRHYFRGQGAASVRLCALIDKRERRRSGFEPDYVGFALDQGFLVGYGLDFAERYRNLPAIYNLQEQG encoded by the coding sequence ATGCAGAGAGTGATTGAGCAGCGCAGGCTTGCGGCCCGGGTGACGGAACTGGGCGCGCAGATCAGTGGAGATTATGCCGGCCAGGAGCTGGTGTTGATGGTCGTGCTGGGCGGGGCCTTTGTTTTTGCCGCCGACCTGTGCCGCCAGATTACGATCGACTGCCGCATTGATTTTCTGCGTGTGGCCAGCTATGGCGCCGGCACCGAATCTGCAGGCACGATTCGTCTGGTGCAGCCGCCGTCCCATCCGGTTGCCGGCAGGAACATTCTGCTGGTGGACGACATCGTGGACACCGGCCTGACCATGGCATGGCTCAGGCACTATTTCCGCGGACAGGGTGCGGCATCGGTCCGCCTGTGCGCGCTCATCGACAAAAGGGAGCGCCGCCGGAGCGGCTTTGAACCGGATTATGTGGGTTTTGCCCTGGATCAGGGCTTTCTGGTGGGTTATGGCTTGGATTTTGCCGAGAGATACCGTAATCTGCCTGCCATATACAATTTGCAGGAGCAGGGCTAG